One Aneurinibacillus migulanus genomic region harbors:
- a CDS encoding DMT family transporter, whose translation MHKQSDTSVILAHSLSIFLWASAFVGIRVGLDAYTPEHLSLLRLLVGSILLAILGLIFRIRLPEGKDIPVILLLGGLGFTVYHTALNYGEQTVSAGVASVFVSTTPIFAAILALLFFDEQPGIRQWTGAVLAFLGVIITSLGAESTLQFNNGVLFILLAAFSESVYFTFQKSYLEKYGFFAFTSYTIWAGTFWMLIFLPGLGEALIHAPWDVTVSILYLGIFPTVLPYLALAFVTSRKGASEATSSLYLVPSLAFMIAWIWIGEIPTLLSIAGGVITLFGVLLANIKADKKQDKLNYNFTGVD comes from the coding sequence ATGCACAAACAGTCGGATACAAGCGTTATACTTGCCCATAGTTTAAGTATCTTTCTTTGGGCTTCGGCCTTTGTAGGAATTCGGGTTGGACTTGATGCCTATACGCCTGAACATCTCTCTCTTTTGCGCTTGCTTGTTGGCTCGATACTACTTGCTATTTTAGGGCTCATTTTTCGCATACGGTTGCCGGAAGGAAAGGATATTCCCGTTATCTTATTGTTGGGAGGATTGGGTTTTACAGTGTATCATACCGCTCTTAACTATGGAGAGCAAACAGTTAGTGCAGGAGTAGCAAGTGTATTCGTGTCAACGACTCCCATCTTTGCAGCAATACTTGCCTTGCTATTCTTCGATGAACAGCCAGGAATCCGCCAATGGACAGGCGCCGTGCTTGCCTTCTTGGGAGTCATCATTACTTCTTTAGGAGCAGAGTCTACCCTTCAATTCAACAATGGAGTTCTCTTTATTCTTTTGGCAGCGTTCTCAGAAAGTGTATATTTCACCTTTCAAAAATCCTACTTAGAAAAATACGGTTTTTTTGCCTTTACTTCTTATACCATTTGGGCAGGTACCTTTTGGATGCTTATTTTTCTTCCAGGACTGGGAGAAGCCCTCATACATGCCCCGTGGGATGTGACAGTAAGTATTCTGTATTTAGGCATTTTCCCGACTGTACTTCCATATCTCGCTTTAGCATTCGTAACTTCACGCAAGGGAGCTTCGGAGGCGACTAGTTCTCTTTATTTAGTACCGTCGCTCGCTTTTATGATTGCATGGATATGGATCGGAGAAATTCCAACACTTCTTTCTATAGCAGGTGGAGTTATTACGTTATTTGGGGTTCTACTAGCCAATATCAAAGCCGATAAAAAACAAGACAAACTTAATTACAACTTCACTGGTGTTGATTAA